One genomic window of Chondrinema litorale includes the following:
- the cobC gene encoding alpha-ribazole phosphatase produces the protein MEVHLIRHTSVAVEKGTYYGQTDVPLAESFQEEAEAYQASLPQDFDMVFCSPMKRCVQLAESVHSNFENQDIPLKMDDRLKELYFGEWEGKKWTEMDQKIFYAWMEDFVNINTPSGENLNDLFLRCKSFLDELSQQNYQKVLLVSHAGFIRCTWAYLLEVPLENIFKIPVAFGETMVFNLSSNRTDNYLIRKK, from the coding sequence ATGGAAGTTCATTTAATCAGACATACAAGTGTTGCAGTAGAAAAAGGCACCTATTACGGGCAAACAGATGTGCCACTCGCAGAGAGTTTTCAGGAAGAAGCTGAAGCTTACCAAGCGAGTTTGCCACAAGATTTTGATATGGTTTTTTGCAGCCCAATGAAGCGTTGTGTGCAATTAGCTGAGTCTGTGCATTCAAATTTTGAGAATCAGGATATTCCATTGAAAATGGATGACAGGTTAAAGGAATTGTATTTTGGAGAATGGGAAGGCAAAAAATGGACAGAGATGGATCAAAAGATATTTTATGCTTGGATGGAAGATTTTGTAAACATCAACACACCTTCCGGTGAGAACTTGAATGACCTGTTTCTGCGATGCAAAAGTTTTTTGGATGAGTTAAGCCAACAAAATTACCAAAAAGTTTTGCTGGTAAGCCATGCAGGATTTATTAGATGCACTTGGGCTTATTTATTGGAAGTTCCTTTAGAAAACATCTTTAAAATTCCAGTAGCCTTCGGCGAAACAATGGTTTTCAACCTCTCATCCAACAGAACTGACAATTACCTTATTCGAAAAAAGTAG
- a CDS encoding adenosylcobinamide-GDP ribazoletransferase, translating into MIRKEIRYFFTALMFFTRIPCPTFPDYKEEYLNKSRKYFPLIGWVVGGIAASVLLAFSYILPITVSVLLSVIAGVWVTGAFHEDGFADICDAFGGGWTKEQILRIMKDSRVGAFGAIGIFLIVLIKIFALIEIAQLDIWLTCWAILNGHTCSRFVASTFVHSHEYVQDIDKSKSKPIANNKLSFAEMFYSFVIAILPLFLSINWWYLLAFPIAYLPKIYLGYFFNKFIGGYTGDCLGATQQVSEVVFYLSILGIWKFI; encoded by the coding sequence ATGATTAGAAAAGAGATACGCTATTTTTTTACTGCATTAATGTTTTTTACCCGTATTCCTTGTCCTACTTTTCCGGACTATAAAGAGGAGTACCTCAATAAATCGCGCAAGTATTTCCCCCTAATCGGTTGGGTTGTAGGGGGGATTGCTGCGTCGGTTTTACTGGCTTTTTCCTACATTTTGCCTATAACAGTCTCAGTTCTGCTTTCTGTAATTGCAGGAGTTTGGGTAACAGGGGCTTTCCACGAAGATGGCTTTGCAGATATTTGCGATGCCTTTGGCGGTGGCTGGACCAAAGAGCAGATTCTAAGAATTATGAAAGATAGCAGGGTAGGAGCTTTTGGAGCAATTGGTATTTTCTTGATTGTTCTAATAAAGATTTTTGCTTTGATAGAAATCGCTCAACTCGATATCTGGCTAACTTGCTGGGCAATACTAAACGGGCATACCTGCAGTCGTTTTGTGGCATCCACTTTTGTGCATTCTCACGAATACGTGCAAGACATAGATAAGAGCAAGTCTAAACCAATAGCCAATAACAAACTCTCTTTTGCAGAGATGTTTTACAGTTTTGTTATCGCTATTTTGCCTTTGTTTTTATCAATAAACTGGTGGTATTTATTGGCCTTTCCGATAGCCTATTTGCCTAAAATTTATCTGGGTTACTTTTTTAACAAGTTTATTGGAGGTTATACAGGCGATTGTTTAGGTGCTACCCAACAAGTAAGTGAAGTAGTTTTTTATTTATCAATTTTGGGAATATGGAAGTTCATTTAA
- the cobT gene encoding nicotinate-nucleotide--dimethylbenzimidazole phosphoribosyltransferase, with protein MKQIEEELKHKIDLKTKPLGALGMLEKLAFQIGKIQNTLSPALIEPSIMVFAADHGLAKAGVSAYPQEVTYQMVMNFLGGGAAINVFAKQNGIDLKVIDAGVNFDFPEHPQLINAKVAKGTKNLLEEKAMSSAHLEKCLANGAGVIDRDLAENCNIVGFGEMGIGNTSSAALIMSVLCDLPIEDCVGRGTGLNDLQLQQKIATLSEVKKKFAYVKEPRAVLETFGGFEIAQMCGAMLRAFEKNMIIMVDGFIASSAFLVASKIKPEIINNAVFCHVSDENAHAAMLNHFGAEPILNLKMRLGEGTGCAVAYPIIKSAVTFLNDMASFESAGVSNK; from the coding sequence ATGAAACAGATAGAAGAAGAATTGAAGCACAAGATAGACCTGAAAACCAAGCCTTTAGGTGCATTAGGGATGCTTGAGAAACTGGCATTTCAAATAGGTAAAATACAAAATACTTTGTCGCCTGCCTTAATTGAGCCTTCGATTATGGTATTTGCCGCAGATCACGGTTTAGCAAAAGCCGGAGTAAGTGCTTATCCGCAAGAAGTAACTTACCAAATGGTAATGAATTTTTTAGGTGGGGGAGCAGCCATAAATGTATTTGCAAAACAGAATGGAATTGACTTAAAAGTAATTGATGCTGGGGTAAATTTCGATTTTCCAGAACACCCACAACTGATTAATGCCAAGGTAGCAAAGGGCACTAAAAACTTGCTCGAAGAAAAAGCCATGAGCTCAGCTCATTTAGAAAAATGTTTGGCGAATGGTGCCGGCGTAATAGACAGAGATTTAGCAGAAAATTGTAACATAGTAGGCTTCGGTGAGATGGGCATTGGCAATACTTCATCTGCTGCATTAATCATGAGCGTGCTTTGCGATTTGCCAATAGAAGACTGTGTGGGTAGAGGAACAGGGCTAAACGATTTACAATTGCAGCAGAAAATTGCCACACTCAGTGAGGTAAAGAAAAAGTTTGCTTATGTAAAAGAACCTCGTGCTGTGTTAGAAACCTTCGGGGGCTTTGAAATTGCTCAAATGTGTGGAGCGATGCTCAGAGCATTCGAAAAAAACATGATTATTATGGTAGATGGTTTTATTGCTAGCAGTGCCTTCTTAGTTGCTTCGAAGATAAAACCAGAGATTATAAACAATGCTGTTTTCTGCCATGTATCAGACGAAAATGCCCATGCTGCCATGCTGAATCATTTCGGAGCAGAGCCTATACTCAATCTCAAAATGCGATTGGGAGAAGGAACTGGTTGTGCGGTAGCTTATCCGATTATTAAAAGTGCAGTTACATTTTTAAATGATATGGCAAGCTTCGAAAGTGCAGGTGTATCGAACAAATAA
- a CDS encoding protein-glutamate methylesterase/protein-glutamine glutaminase, with the protein MKKIKVLIVDDSALVRQTLVSVFSEDRSIEVVGTAADPYMAAQKLTKTVPDVITLDIEMPKMDGLTFLKKIMTQHPIPVVIISSLTAKGTEMAMKALEYGAVEILTKPQLHLKSFFEEYKLRLFDIIKAASVSRIKRRSAITVAKVPAKVNVSEVIARRQNNSLIKTTEKVVAIGASTGGTEAIKDLLQALPGDSPGVVIVQHMPEQFTKSFAQRLDGICEVTVKEASHGDNIIRGRVLIAPGNKHMVVKRNGARYYVELLDSPLVNRHRPSVDVLFRSVANFAGKNSIGVILTGMGADGAQGLLDMREAGALTIAQDERSSVVFGMPKKAIELNAVEKVLSLDFITPFILRNL; encoded by the coding sequence ATGAAAAAAATTAAGGTATTAATTGTAGATGATTCTGCACTAGTAAGGCAAACTTTGGTATCTGTTTTTTCAGAAGACAGAAGCATTGAGGTAGTTGGTACAGCTGCTGATCCATACATGGCGGCTCAAAAACTCACCAAAACGGTTCCCGATGTAATCACGCTGGATATTGAAATGCCAAAGATGGATGGCTTAACTTTCCTCAAGAAAATTATGACACAGCATCCAATTCCAGTAGTAATTATTTCGAGCTTAACAGCTAAGGGTACAGAAATGGCCATGAAAGCACTTGAATACGGTGCAGTAGAAATATTAACCAAACCTCAATTACACCTTAAATCATTTTTCGAAGAATATAAACTCAGACTGTTTGACATAATAAAAGCAGCATCTGTTTCTAGAATAAAAAGACGTTCAGCTATTACAGTGGCTAAAGTGCCAGCGAAGGTAAATGTCTCAGAAGTAATTGCGAGAAGACAGAACAATAGTTTAATTAAAACTACAGAAAAGGTAGTTGCTATTGGAGCCTCAACAGGTGGGACAGAAGCAATTAAAGATTTGTTACAAGCATTACCAGGAGACTCGCCCGGTGTAGTAATCGTACAGCATATGCCTGAGCAGTTTACAAAATCATTTGCCCAACGCCTCGATGGCATTTGTGAAGTTACTGTAAAAGAAGCCAGCCATGGTGATAATATTATTAGAGGTAGAGTACTTATTGCACCCGGTAACAAACATATGGTGGTAAAAAGAAATGGAGCGCGCTATTATGTTGAGTTACTAGATAGCCCACTTGTAAATCGACACCGCCCTTCTGTAGATGTGCTATTTAGGTCTGTGGCAAATTTTGCAGGTAAAAACAGTATAGGTGTAATTTTAACAGGTATGGGTGCAGATGGTGCTCAAGGCTTACTAGATATGAGAGAAGCAGGAGCATTAACCATTGCCCAAGATGAAAGATCGAGTGTTGTTTTTGGTATGCCCAAAAAAGCCATTGAGCTTAATGCTGTCGAAAAAGTTTTGTCTTTAGATTTTATCACTCCATTTATATTAAGAAACCTATAA
- a CDS encoding CheR family methyltransferase, translated as MIDISTGVKMKDSDFRRIKEYIENEVGIKLPYIKKTMIESRLNKRRNAVGVQTFSEYLDHVFAPGVGKVELINMIDAVTTNKTDFFREPEHFHFLTKQVLPSYADKNNLKYIKLWSAGCSTGEEAYTTCMVLDDYLKKTSSFHYNILATDISTEVLRKGMNAVYNMERVANIPLETKKRYLLKSKDKTKNTVRIIPELRKKVTFQQLNFMDDYYDISFKFDVVFCRNVLIYFNKPTQEKVIRKISRKIKTGGYLFLGHSETIIDMNLPLQQLGPTIFQKIDA; from the coding sequence ATGATAGACATAAGTACTGGAGTTAAAATGAAAGACTCCGATTTTAGAAGAATTAAAGAGTATATTGAAAATGAAGTAGGAATAAAGCTCCCGTATATCAAAAAAACAATGATAGAAAGTCGCTTAAATAAAAGACGAAATGCTGTTGGTGTACAGACTTTTAGTGAATACCTAGATCATGTATTTGCTCCGGGAGTCGGTAAGGTAGAATTGATTAATATGATCGATGCAGTTACCACCAATAAAACAGATTTCTTTAGAGAACCTGAGCATTTCCATTTTCTTACAAAACAGGTACTACCAAGTTATGCAGATAAAAATAATTTAAAATATATAAAATTGTGGAGCGCAGGCTGCTCTACTGGCGAAGAGGCTTACACAACATGCATGGTCTTGGACGATTATTTGAAGAAAACCTCCTCGTTTCATTATAACATTCTAGCAACAGATATCTCTACCGAAGTGCTAAGAAAAGGTATGAATGCTGTTTATAATATGGAACGAGTGGCAAATATACCTTTAGAAACTAAAAAGAGGTATTTGCTTAAAAGTAAAGACAAGACTAAAAATACAGTTAGAATAATTCCAGAGCTTAGGAAGAAAGTTACATTTCAACAATTAAACTTTATGGATGACTACTACGATATCTCATTTAAATTTGATGTGGTGTTTTGTAGAAATGTGCTCATCTATTTTAATAAACCAACACAAGAAAAGGTAATTAGAAAAATATCGCGTAAGATTAAAACGGGCGGCTATTTATTCTTAGGTCATTCTGAAACCATTATTGATATGAATTTACCTTTACAACAACTAGGGCCAACAATTTTTCAGAAGATTGATGCTTAG
- a CDS encoding methyl-accepting chemotaxis protein: MKFTIKAKLILATIVQLSAALIVFYIGNNNAYQLNKKINEIIKVNTQRINLSAKIAEDVQFITKREKDLILSKDREVLMDIVKQVDARTEDMENRYTELRDISDEKGVEILDNFQLRWSEYTSSFAKIKSLSMGVKNDSTEQIAYEISSTTARQKALEAVTIVSQIVRKNEKALEAASLQTNALYEAGERLMWIILGVSLLVATVLAFWIIVTITSSIHKAMSAIKAVSEGDLTVNIDSTNKDEIGDLLEYLKQMIVKLKEVITFVSTAADQIAAASEQMSSSSQQMSQGSTEQAASTEEVSSSMEEMVSNIQQNTENAQATEKIAIKASEDIQEGSNSVNQTVQSMKVIANKISIISEIARQTNLLALNAAVEAARAGEHGKGFAVVAAEVRKLAERSQVAATEINTLSTSSVETAVTSGRLLVEIVPNIQKTASLVQEIAAASIEQNSGSSQVNSAIQQLNLVVQSNAATSEEMSASAEELANQASELREAIIFFNVGNNLGKKSKRKIKPRKKKPEVSEHIISARAKKSSGVVLDMEVDDYDDTDEEYEQF, from the coding sequence ATGAAATTTACTATCAAAGCAAAGTTGATACTTGCTACAATTGTACAGTTATCAGCTGCGTTGATTGTTTTTTATATAGGAAACAACAATGCTTACCAGCTAAATAAAAAGATTAATGAGATTATTAAAGTAAATACTCAGCGTATTAACCTTTCTGCTAAAATCGCAGAAGATGTTCAGTTTATTACAAAAAGAGAGAAGGATCTTATTCTATCTAAAGATAGAGAAGTGTTAATGGATATTGTAAAGCAGGTGGATGCTAGAACTGAAGATATGGAAAATAGATACACCGAGCTAAGAGATATTTCAGATGAAAAAGGTGTTGAAATTTTAGATAATTTCCAGTTGCGGTGGAGTGAGTATACAAGCTCTTTTGCCAAGATTAAATCGCTCTCAATGGGAGTTAAAAATGATTCTACTGAGCAAATAGCTTACGAAATATCGTCGACTACAGCGAGACAAAAAGCACTAGAAGCAGTAACTATTGTTTCGCAAATTGTAAGAAAAAACGAAAAGGCATTAGAGGCCGCAAGTTTACAAACAAACGCTTTATACGAGGCTGGTGAAAGATTAATGTGGATTATTTTAGGAGTAAGTTTGCTGGTAGCAACAGTCTTGGCTTTTTGGATTATTGTAACAATTACTAGTTCGATACATAAAGCGATGTCAGCCATAAAAGCTGTTTCAGAAGGAGATTTAACAGTAAATATAGATTCTACAAATAAAGATGAAATAGGAGATTTGTTAGAATATCTTAAGCAGATGATTGTGAAATTGAAAGAGGTAATCACTTTTGTGAGTACTGCGGCAGATCAGATTGCAGCAGCCAGTGAGCAAATGTCTTCATCATCTCAGCAAATGTCGCAAGGTAGCACTGAGCAGGCGGCATCTACCGAGGAGGTTTCATCTTCGATGGAGGAAATGGTATCTAACATCCAGCAAAATACAGAAAATGCACAAGCAACAGAAAAGATTGCTATTAAAGCTTCTGAAGACATACAAGAAGGTAGCAACTCTGTAAACCAGACTGTGCAATCTATGAAAGTAATTGCTAATAAGATTTCTATTATTAGTGAAATTGCTCGCCAAACTAATTTATTGGCACTAAATGCAGCAGTAGAAGCAGCACGAGCTGGCGAACACGGAAAAGGTTTTGCAGTAGTAGCAGCAGAAGTTAGAAAGCTAGCAGAAAGATCGCAGGTAGCAGCTACAGAAATTAATACCCTTTCTACTTCTAGTGTCGAAACGGCAGTAACTTCTGGCAGATTGTTGGTCGAAATTGTACCGAATATTCAGAAAACAGCGAGCTTGGTGCAAGAAATAGCAGCCGCTAGCATAGAGCAAAACTCTGGTTCAAGTCAGGTAAATTCAGCTATTCAGCAGTTAAATCTGGTTGTTCAATCAAATGCTGCCACTTCAGAAGAAATGTCGGCAAGTGCAGAGGAGCTAGCAAACCAAGCAAGTGAATTAAGAGAAGCCATCATCTTCTTTAATGTTGGTAACAACCTTGGTAAAAAGAGTAAAAGGAAAATAAAGCCGAGAAAGAAAAAGCCAGAGGTATCTGAACATATTATCTCAGCTAGAGCAAAAAAATCTTCTGGAGTTGTGTTAGACATGGAAGTTGATGACTATGATGATACGGACGAAGAGTACGAACAATTTTAA
- a CDS encoding chemotaxis protein CheW, with product MINDTIATQSFLSFSLGGEIFASNVTKVKEILEVTKLTKVPKSPDYLKGVINLRGTVLPVIDTRVKFGFPEIENTVDTCIIVLTLIIDGDEVSVGALVDTVSEVFETNSEEILPPVSIGNKFRSDFIEGLIKLDDQFIMLLDVDKVFTDEELLVVKETGEEATI from the coding sequence ATGATTAACGATACAATTGCAACACAATCATTCCTTTCATTTAGTTTAGGCGGTGAAATATTTGCATCGAATGTTACTAAAGTGAAAGAGATTTTGGAAGTTACAAAACTTACCAAAGTACCCAAGTCTCCAGATTACTTAAAAGGAGTAATTAATTTGCGAGGTACAGTATTACCAGTAATAGATACTCGAGTTAAATTCGGTTTCCCAGAAATTGAAAATACTGTAGATACATGCATTATTGTTCTAACACTCATTATCGATGGTGACGAAGTTTCTGTAGGAGCTTTGGTAGATACAGTAAGTGAAGTTTTTGAAACAAATTCAGAAGAAATTCTACCTCCGGTAAGTATTGGAAACAAATTTAGATCAGATTTTATAGAAGGACTAATCAAGTTGGATGATCAATTTATAATGCTATTAGATGTAGATAAAGTGTTTACAGACGAAGAGTTATTGGTAGTAAAAGAAACAGGCGAAGAAGCAACTATCTAA
- a CDS encoding chemotaxis protein CheA — protein sequence MDQFREDYVEDAKDLINSLEQALLQLESSPDNPELIEEVFRIMHTLKGTAAMFGFDVISELTHELETIYDMIRNGELALSTEIVNITLDSSDLLKDLLESEDNPELIQRVQIAHEKIHKITNGTVKEDNTQDVLIFGEEKQEDAQPTYYILFKPDNDIFLSGNNPFFQLEDLTALGETKVVTHFSEVPDLEEIDPELCYTFWEIYITTKESIKAIEDVFLFVQARCLLKIHQLSEANLLNDSQFLHAVESDEFLLESPTEEAVEAHVAYINQFLNTLEPTVEDAVIETPQQEVVIKNVAPKEAPKRKEISGIKSVKIATNKLDNLMNLVSELVITQARLNLYTEQNNTPELLEISENIEKISRQLRDSTFDLCLIPIDEIVVQFKRLVRDLAHELNKEIEFITLGTQTALDKTIIERITDPIMHLLRNSLDHGIELPEEREAKGKNKQGKITLDAYYSGTYVHIKISDDGKGIDKNKIKAKAIEKGLIAHDAVLTDKETYDLIFLPGFSTAKEVTGVSGRGVGMDVVKRKIAEIRGDVLVESELDKGTSFTIKLPLTLSIIDGLLVKVGDTYFIIPLSFIEKCHEIEAKKIQSVFNNSIVLDGEKIPFFNLREQFTILNEAPEVQQLITVNYEGTKVGFVVDTVVDEYQAVLKPLGKMYQDLDIISGGTILGDGTVALVIDTGKAIEHFTKNLTQA from the coding sequence ATGGATCAATTTAGAGAAGATTATGTAGAAGATGCAAAAGACCTGATAAATAGTCTGGAACAGGCTCTACTTCAATTAGAAAGTTCACCAGATAACCCTGAATTGATTGAGGAGGTTTTCAGGATTATGCACACACTAAAAGGAACCGCAGCCATGTTTGGCTTTGATGTTATTAGTGAGTTAACCCATGAATTGGAAACCATTTATGACATGATCAGAAATGGTGAACTTGCCTTAAGTACAGAAATAGTAAATATAACATTAGATTCTAGTGATCTTTTAAAAGATTTATTAGAGTCTGAAGACAATCCTGAGCTTATTCAAAGGGTGCAAATAGCTCATGAAAAAATTCATAAAATAACCAATGGCACTGTTAAAGAAGATAACACGCAGGATGTTTTAATTTTCGGTGAAGAAAAACAAGAAGACGCCCAACCTACCTACTACATACTTTTTAAACCAGATAACGATATTTTTCTGAGTGGAAATAATCCTTTTTTCCAACTCGAAGATTTAACAGCGCTTGGCGAAACCAAAGTTGTAACCCATTTTTCAGAAGTTCCGGATTTAGAAGAAATTGACCCTGAGCTTTGCTATACTTTCTGGGAAATTTATATTACTACCAAAGAGAGTATTAAAGCAATAGAAGATGTTTTTCTGTTTGTACAAGCTAGATGCTTGCTAAAAATTCATCAGCTTTCAGAGGCAAATCTACTTAATGACTCGCAGTTTTTACATGCAGTTGAGAGTGATGAGTTTCTGCTAGAATCGCCTACCGAAGAAGCTGTAGAGGCTCATGTAGCATATATCAATCAGTTTTTAAATACATTAGAGCCTACAGTTGAAGACGCTGTAATAGAAACACCTCAACAAGAGGTAGTCATTAAAAATGTAGCTCCTAAAGAAGCTCCGAAAAGAAAAGAAATTAGCGGAATTAAAAGTGTAAAAATTGCCACTAACAAACTAGATAATCTAATGAATCTGGTAAGTGAGTTAGTAATTACACAGGCAAGATTAAACCTTTACACAGAACAAAACAATACTCCAGAGTTATTAGAAATATCAGAAAATATTGAGAAAATATCAAGGCAGTTAAGAGACTCTACATTTGATCTTTGCTTAATTCCTATCGACGAAATCGTAGTACAGTTTAAGAGGTTAGTACGCGATTTAGCACATGAGTTAAACAAAGAAATTGAGTTTATTACGCTGGGTACTCAAACAGCACTTGATAAAACCATTATCGAAAGAATTACCGACCCAATAATGCATTTGCTTCGAAATAGCCTCGACCATGGAATAGAGTTGCCAGAAGAGAGAGAAGCAAAAGGCAAAAACAAGCAGGGGAAAATAACATTAGATGCTTACTATTCGGGTACTTATGTGCACATCAAAATTAGTGATGATGGTAAAGGCATAGACAAAAACAAGATCAAAGCAAAGGCTATTGAGAAAGGACTAATTGCTCACGATGCAGTGTTGACAGATAAAGAAACTTACGATTTAATATTTCTTCCAGGCTTTTCTACAGCTAAAGAAGTAACAGGAGTTTCTGGTAGAGGTGTGGGAATGGATGTGGTTAAAAGAAAGATAGCCGAGATTAGAGGAGATGTTTTGGTAGAATCGGAGTTGGATAAAGGAACTTCATTTACGATTAAACTTCCGCTTACACTTTCAATTATAGATGGTTTATTAGTAAAAGTAGGAGATACTTATTTCATTATTCCATTGTCATTTATAGAAAAGTGTCATGAGATTGAAGCGAAAAAGATACAATCTGTATTTAATAACTCTATCGTTTTAGATGGAGAGAAAATACCGTTTTTTAATCTGAGAGAGCAGTTTACTATTTTAAATGAAGCTCCTGAAGTACAGCAACTTATTACAGTAAATTATGAAGGTACAAAAGTAGGTTTTGTGGTAGATACTGTAGTCGACGAATACCAAGCTGTATTAAAACCATTGGGCAAAATGTATCAAGATTTAGATATTATTTCTGGCGGAACCATTCTTGGAGATGGAACAGTGGCATTGGTAATAGATACAGGAAAAGCTATTGAACATTTTACAAAAAACCTCACACAAGCTTAG
- a CDS encoding response regulator — MQNNLYKQAVVVDDFDSVRKIVSFQLENLGCKSNLAVDGEDALRYFDGRKYDLVITDLNMPKLDGISLIKMIRALPSYKFVPIILLTTESRDRIIDTAKEAGATAWIKKPFTVDSFVNTVNKLLR, encoded by the coding sequence ATGCAAAATAACCTTTACAAGCAAGCAGTAGTAGTTGACGACTTTGACAGTGTAAGAAAAATAGTATCATTTCAATTAGAAAATCTGGGATGTAAATCTAATCTGGCAGTAGATGGAGAAGATGCACTGAGATATTTTGATGGCAGAAAATATGATTTAGTAATTACAGATTTGAATATGCCAAAACTAGATGGTATTTCATTAATTAAAATGATAAGAGCTTTGCCTTCTTACAAATTTGTGCCAATAATACTGCTAACAACCGAATCAAGAGATAGAATTATAGATACAGCAAAAGAAGCGGGAGCTACAGCATGGATTAAAAAACCATTTACTGTAGACAGCTTTGTAAATACAGTTAATAAATTACTTCGTTGA
- a CDS encoding SRPBCC domain-containing protein, with protein MEKSQWSKFKLRVNVQKEASTAYACWTNAEALESWFLRKAIFKDSAGNVRAANETVQEGDTYEWYWHGYPDSVVEKGTVLKANGSNMFCFTFSKGCPVTISVYSEEGETIVELVESDLPTDETTKLQHFVGDSKGWIFYLTNLKSVLEGGIDLRNKKLNLVNVITA; from the coding sequence ATGGAAAAAAGTCAATGGAGTAAATTTAAACTGAGAGTAAATGTGCAAAAAGAGGCTTCAACAGCTTATGCATGTTGGACAAATGCTGAGGCATTGGAAAGCTGGTTTTTAAGAAAAGCTATTTTTAAAGATTCAGCAGGAAATGTTAGAGCTGCCAACGAAACAGTACAGGAAGGAGATACTTACGAGTGGTATTGGCATGGTTATCCGGACTCTGTAGTGGAGAAGGGTACAGTACTTAAAGCCAATGGGTCTAATATGTTTTGTTTTACTTTTTCTAAGGGTTGTCCTGTAACTATTTCTGTTTATTCAGAAGAGGGAGAGACAATTGTAGAGTTAGTAGAAAGTGATTTACCTACCGATGAAACCACTAAGTTGCAACATTTTGTTGGCGACTCAAAAGGCTGGATATTTTACCTTACAAACCTAAAGTCTGTCTTAGAGGGCGGTATCGATTTGAGGAACAAAAAGCTAAATTTGGTAAATGTGATTACCGCTTAG
- a CDS encoding helix-turn-helix transcriptional regulator: MILGKLAENNHTQDTVPVYFDHCILYNEFDKPFVFPTHFTSFGIIALLEGSGNFKINDVHINLDQNSFVIVNRGSKVSFSVNQKPQQKTKTVYLYFNHVLSQLVARDIFHNLDDSGLSNKSVDDYSLIEHIHFNNASLKANLLTLLSLGDSCASFQALKADMLIRKILEDIIAENYAAFRISDNMNVIKQSTKVNLYKRIAMAKNWMETHFSLPIKLTELADIAMINSQHFLRFFKKAYGITPHQYLTEIRLNQAKKLLVSSTKSVTDICFELGFESLSSFSILFKKHTGYSPKKYKMLHMLDV; encoded by the coding sequence ATGATACTGGGTAAACTGGCAGAAAACAATCATACTCAAGATACAGTACCTGTTTACTTCGATCATTGTATCTTGTACAATGAGTTTGATAAACCTTTTGTTTTTCCTACTCACTTTACCTCATTTGGTATAATTGCACTTTTAGAAGGTAGTGGGAATTTTAAGATAAATGATGTTCATATAAATCTCGATCAAAACAGTTTTGTAATTGTAAACCGAGGCAGTAAAGTATCCTTTTCTGTGAACCAGAAACCTCAGCAAAAAACTAAAACTGTTTACCTGTATTTCAATCATGTGCTTTCTCAGTTAGTGGCAAGAGATATTTTTCATAATCTCGACGATTCTGGTTTAAGTAATAAATCTGTAGATGATTATTCTTTAATAGAGCATATCCATTTTAATAATGCCAGTTTAAAAGCTAATTTGTTAACGCTTTTGAGTTTGGGAGACAGTTGTGCTTCATTTCAAGCTTTAAAGGCAGATATGCTCATTAGAAAGATATTAGAAGACATTATTGCAGAAAACTATGCTGCATTTCGTATTTCTGACAATATGAATGTGATAAAGCAATCTACAAAAGTGAATTTGTACAAGCGAATTGCTATGGCCAAAAATTGGATGGAAACACATTTTTCATTGCCGATAAAATTAACTGAACTGGCAGATATTGCCATGATAAATTCTCAACACTTTCTCAGGTTTTTTAAAAAGGCATATGGTATTACGCCACATCAATATTTAACCGAAATAAGGTTGAACCAAGCCAAAAAACTATTAGTGAGTAGTACAAAAAGTGTTACAGATATATGTTTTGAGCTCGGCTTCGAAAGTCTATCTTCTTTTAGTATTTTATTCAAAAAACATACAGGATACTCACCTAAAAAATACAAGATGTTACATATGCTTGATGTTTAG